One window from the genome of [Clostridium] celerecrescens 18A encodes:
- a CDS encoding ABC transporter ATP-binding protein has protein sequence MNVKKYRSTVKRIFRCIGRYKWGVAASLACAFVTVLLTLYVPILTGRAIDCIVGAGAVDFAGMWTILKQIGIIIAITAVAQWLMSHINNLVTYRVVKDIRTQAFNKLEILPLKYIDSHSHGDIINRIITDIDQFSDGLLMGFTQLFTGVLTIFGTLVFMFSMNPGITVVVVLVTPVSLFVASFIARKTFRLFKMQSQTRGELTSLVEEMLGNQKVVQAFAHEADAQEKFEDINEDLRVWSLKATFFSSITNPATRFVNSLVYASVGIAGAFAAVKGLLSVGQLSSFLSYANQYTKPFNEISGVVTELQNALASAARVFELIDEEPQVPEEPDAAVLSNAKGEISLEQVYFSYNPEIALIEDMNLNVRKGQRVAIVGPTGCGKSTVINLLMRFYDVDSGSIRVDGKDIRHMTRQSLRTSYGMVLQETWLKSGTIRENIAYGKPDAAEEEIILAAKEAHAHSFIRRMPEGYDTVISEDGGNLSQGQKQLLCIARVMLCLPPMLILDEATSSIDTRTEIKIQKAFGKMMEGRTSFIVAHRLSTIKEADVILVMRDGHIIEQGTHESLLSQNGFYAQLYNSQFAV, from the coding sequence ATGAACGTAAAAAAATACAGATCCACTGTCAAACGGATTTTTCGCTGCATTGGCCGTTATAAATGGGGAGTCGCTGCTTCCCTGGCCTGTGCTTTTGTCACAGTTTTATTGACTTTATACGTTCCCATCCTCACTGGCCGGGCCATTGACTGCATTGTGGGAGCAGGAGCTGTTGATTTTGCCGGCATGTGGACGATTTTAAAACAAATAGGAATCATCATTGCAATAACAGCGGTGGCCCAGTGGCTTATGAGCCATATCAACAACCTGGTTACCTACCGGGTGGTGAAGGATATCAGAACCCAGGCATTTAATAAGCTGGAGATCCTTCCTTTAAAATATATTGATTCCCATTCTCACGGAGATATCATAAACAGGATTATCACAGATATCGATCAGTTTTCCGATGGGCTGCTAATGGGCTTTACCCAGCTGTTCACCGGAGTCCTTACCATTTTTGGAACATTGGTTTTTATGTTTTCCATGAATCCGGGCATAACGGTTGTGGTGGTTCTTGTAACTCCTGTTTCACTGTTTGTTGCCAGCTTTATTGCAAGAAAGACCTTCCGCTTGTTTAAGATGCAGTCTCAGACCAGAGGGGAGCTGACTTCTCTTGTGGAAGAGATGCTGGGGAATCAGAAGGTGGTGCAGGCCTTTGCCCATGAAGCCGATGCACAGGAAAAATTTGAAGATATTAACGAAGATTTGCGTGTCTGGAGCCTGAAAGCTACATTCTTTTCTTCCATTACCAATCCAGCGACCCGCTTTGTGAACAGCCTGGTTTATGCCAGTGTTGGAATCGCCGGAGCTTTTGCGGCTGTAAAAGGACTTTTATCCGTAGGACAGCTTTCCAGTTTTTTAAGCTATGCCAATCAATATACAAAGCCATTTAATGAAATATCTGGTGTGGTTACTGAGCTTCAAAATGCCCTGGCCTCTGCTGCTCGGGTGTTTGAACTGATTGATGAGGAGCCTCAGGTCCCAGAGGAGCCAGACGCTGCAGTGCTCAGCAATGCAAAGGGAGAGATATCTCTGGAACAAGTGTACTTTTCCTATAATCCTGAGATCGCCTTGATTGAGGATATGAATTTAAACGTACGTAAGGGCCAGAGAGTAGCCATCGTAGGCCCTACGGGCTGCGGAAAGAGTACGGTAATTAATCTCCTCATGCGTTTTTATGATGTGGATTCCGGTTCCATCCGGGTAGATGGGAAAGATATACGCCATATGACCAGACAAAGCTTAAGAACCAGTTACGGTATGGTGCTGCAGGAGACATGGCTTAAATCAGGGACCATTCGCGAAAATATTGCATATGGAAAGCCGGATGCGGCTGAGGAAGAAATCATTCTTGCGGCAAAGGAGGCTCATGCCCACAGTTTTATCAGGCGTATGCCGGAAGGATATGATACTGTTATATCGGAAGACGGCGGAAACTTATCCCAAGGCCAGAAGCAGCTTTTATGCATTGCCAGAGTTATGTTGTGCCTTCCTCCCATGCTGATTCTTGATGAAGCCACTTCATCTATTGATACCAGAACCGAGATAAAAATTCAAAAAGCTTTTGGAAAAATGATGGAAGGGCGTACCAGTTTTATCGTCGCTCACCGTCTTTCTACGATTAAAGAAGCGGATGTGATACTGGTAATGAGGGATGGCCATATCATTGAGCAGGGAACTCATGAAAGCCTGCTTTCCCAAAATGGATTTTACGCACAGCTTTATAACAGCCAGTTTGCTGTGTAG
- the pheS gene encoding phenylalanine--tRNA ligase subunit alpha: MKDQLEKIKQEALKQIEASDALEKLNDIKVAYLGKKGELTSVLKSMKDVAPEDRPKVGQMVNDARAVIEGKLEDAISALQKKAREEQLKKEVIDVTLPGRRNKVGHTHPNTIALEEVERIFVGMGYEVIEGPEVEYDSYNFEKLNIPKNHPARDEQDTFYISDNIVLRSQTSPVQVRTMEKGKLPIRMLAPGRVFRSDEVDATHSPSFHQIEGLVIDKNITFADLKGTLAEFARELFGLETKVKFRPHHFPFTEPSAEMDVTCFKCGGKGCRFCKGSGWIEILGCGMVHPNVLTMSGIDPNEYSGFAFGVGLERIALLKYEIDDMRLLYENDIRFLKQF; the protein is encoded by the coding sequence ATGAAGGACCAATTGGAAAAAATCAAACAGGAAGCGTTAAAGCAGATTGAAGCTTCCGATGCGCTGGAAAAACTAAACGACATTAAAGTTGCTTATCTTGGAAAAAAAGGTGAGCTAACCAGTGTATTAAAGAGTATGAAGGATGTTGCTCCGGAAGACAGGCCAAAGGTGGGCCAGATGGTAAATGACGCCCGGGCCGTGATCGAGGGGAAATTAGAGGATGCCATATCCGCTCTGCAGAAAAAAGCCAGAGAAGAACAGCTGAAAAAAGAAGTAATTGATGTAACCCTTCCCGGCAGACGAAATAAGGTAGGCCACACCCATCCAAATACCATTGCTCTGGAAGAGGTTGAGCGAATCTTCGTTGGGATGGGATATGAGGTCATTGAAGGGCCGGAAGTGGAATACGATTCCTATAACTTTGAAAAATTGAATATACCTAAGAATCATCCGGCAAGAGACGAACAGGATACCTTTTATATCAGTGATAACATCGTATTAAGAAGCCAGACATCACCGGTCCAGGTCAGGACCATGGAAAAAGGCAAGCTGCCGATCCGCATGCTGGCCCCCGGCCGCGTATTCCGGTCTGATGAGGTGGATGCAACCCATTCCCCTTCCTTCCACCAGATAGAAGGACTTGTAATTGATAAAAATATAACATTTGCAGATTTAAAGGGGACCCTTGCAGAGTTTGCCAGAGAGCTTTTTGGCCTTGAGACAAAAGTGAAATTCCGTCCGCACCATTTCCCGTTTACAGAACCAAGCGCGGAGATGGATGTTACCTGTTTCAAATGCGGCGGAAAAGGCTGCCGTTTCTGCAAAGGCTCCGGTTGGATTGAGATTCTTGGCTGCGGCATGGTTCATCCAAATGTGCTTACAATGAGCGGAATCGATCCCAATGAATATTCCGGCTTTGCATTTGGAGTTGGATTGGAGCGGATTGCCCTGTTAAAATATGAAATTGATGACATGAGATTATTATATGAGAACGACATCAGATTCTTAAAACAGTTTTAA